Proteins from a single region of Verrucosispora sp. NA02020:
- a CDS encoding ribonuclease Z, with protein MSMRELVVLGTASQTPTRARNHNGYVLRWDDEVILFDPGEGSQRQLLHTTVTATDLTRICVTHFHGDHCLGLPGTIQRLSLDRVPRPVAVHFPAEGAEYFARLRHASSFHETAELAVTPIEADGQRIALRCGTLEARRLRHPVDTYGYRLVEPDGYRMLPEKLAAYGVDGPAVGELQRVGHLDRDGRRVTREEVSVPRPGQRFAFVMDTGLCDGVYALAEQADLLVIESTFLESEAALAAEVGHLTAGQAARVAAESGVRRLVLTHFSQRYADPFRFAEEARRHYDGDLVIAEDLTTIQVPPRRVPSAE; from the coding sequence GTGTCCATGCGCGAGCTGGTGGTGCTGGGAACGGCCAGCCAGACACCGACCCGGGCCCGCAACCACAACGGGTACGTGCTCCGCTGGGACGACGAGGTGATCCTCTTCGACCCGGGCGAGGGCAGCCAGCGGCAACTGCTGCACACCACGGTCACCGCCACCGACCTGACCCGGATCTGCGTCACCCACTTCCACGGCGACCACTGCCTCGGCCTGCCCGGCACCATCCAGCGCCTCTCGCTGGACCGGGTGCCGCGACCGGTGGCGGTGCACTTCCCGGCCGAGGGCGCCGAGTACTTCGCCCGGCTGCGGCACGCCAGCTCCTTCCACGAGACCGCCGAGCTGGCCGTCACACCGATCGAGGCGGACGGCCAGCGCATCGCGCTGCGTTGCGGCACGCTGGAGGCACGTCGACTACGGCACCCCGTCGACACGTACGGCTATCGGCTGGTGGAGCCGGACGGCTACCGGATGCTGCCGGAGAAGCTGGCCGCGTACGGCGTCGACGGGCCGGCGGTCGGCGAGCTGCAGCGCGTCGGCCACCTCGACCGGGACGGGCGGCGCGTCACCCGGGAGGAGGTGAGCGTGCCCCGCCCCGGGCAGCGGTTCGCCTTCGTGATGGACACCGGCCTCTGCGACGGGGTGTACGCGCTGGCCGAGCAGGCCGACCTGCTGGTCATCGAGTCGACGTTCCTGGAGTCGGAGGCGGCACTCGCCGCCGAGGTCGGGCACCTGACCGCCGGCCAGGCCGCGCGGGTGGCGGCCGAGTCGGGGGTGCGCCGACTCGTGCTGACCCACTTCTCCCAGCGCTACGCCGACCCGTTCCGCTTCGCCGAGGAGGCCCGCCGGCACTACGACGGGGACCTGGTGATCGCCGAGGATCTGACCACGATTCAGGTGCCGCCCCGCCGGGTACCCTCGGCGGAGTGA
- the ngg gene encoding N-acetylglutaminylglutamine synthetase, whose translation MTDTLATGVARTDRGRGAGRRYERVGPGGDPIAASPGGDATDDDRAGGDEGVILDCGWGRLVFGQTFTDQAAVADVLRSEAAGARDICIYLRDPHVLVSRLPDELFIDPSLTFRLPLGGARSGPRRADGTTEEAGNADTPAAVNGRGELPGVRIRRLRDAADADAVNRIYAANGMVTAPVDILVDNAATDRFLHLVAEAVTGEIVGTITGVDHVAVFDDPDNGASLWCLTVDFNQAPPGTGQALITELATRLVARGRAYVDLSVLAENAGAIRLYERLGFYRTATLCVKRKNPINERLFLPAMPAGYDELNPYAKIVADEAMRRGIRVEVTDAAWGELRLTSGGRTILTRESLSELTSAVAMSRCDDKRVTRRILTEAGLSVPRGRTATGDAADAEFLADLGQLVVKPARGEQGNGITVGVRTDEALAAAVELAARFCPEVLLEELCTGEDLRVVMIDHEVVAAAVRRPASITGDGVHDITELIARQSRRRAAATGGESRIPLDEMTRDVVTEAGYALSDILPEGQVLAVRRTANLHTGGTIHDVTGELHPVIAEACVAASRALDIPVTGLDLLVPAPDRPEHVFIEANERPGLANHEPQPTAERFVDLLFPGTRAPQRLWTPAGAAPSGA comes from the coding sequence GTGACCGACACCCTGGCGACCGGGGTGGCCCGGACCGACCGAGGTCGAGGCGCGGGACGTCGCTACGAGCGGGTCGGGCCGGGCGGTGATCCGATCGCCGCGAGCCCCGGCGGGGACGCCACCGACGACGACCGTGCCGGCGGCGACGAGGGCGTCATCCTCGACTGCGGGTGGGGGCGGCTGGTCTTCGGCCAGACCTTCACCGACCAGGCCGCCGTCGCCGACGTGCTGCGCTCCGAGGCGGCCGGCGCGCGGGACATCTGCATCTATCTGCGGGACCCGCACGTGCTGGTCTCCCGGCTGCCCGACGAGTTGTTCATCGACCCGTCGCTGACCTTCCGGCTGCCGCTGGGCGGGGCCCGCTCGGGTCCGCGTCGGGCCGACGGCACGACCGAGGAGGCCGGCAACGCCGACACCCCGGCCGCCGTGAACGGGCGCGGCGAACTGCCCGGGGTACGCATCCGCCGGCTGCGCGACGCCGCCGACGCGGACGCCGTCAACCGGATCTACGCGGCCAACGGCATGGTCACCGCCCCGGTGGACATCCTGGTCGACAACGCCGCCACGGACCGTTTCCTGCACCTCGTGGCCGAGGCGGTGACCGGCGAAATCGTCGGCACCATCACCGGTGTCGACCACGTGGCGGTCTTCGACGACCCGGACAACGGGGCCAGCCTCTGGTGCCTGACGGTCGACTTCAACCAGGCGCCCCCCGGCACCGGCCAGGCGCTGATCACCGAGCTGGCCACCCGGCTGGTGGCGCGGGGCCGCGCGTACGTCGACCTCTCCGTGCTCGCCGAGAACGCCGGGGCGATCCGGCTGTACGAGCGGCTCGGCTTCTATCGCACCGCCACGCTCTGCGTGAAGCGGAAGAACCCGATCAACGAGCGGCTGTTCCTGCCGGCCATGCCGGCCGGTTACGACGAGCTCAACCCGTACGCGAAGATCGTCGCCGACGAGGCGATGCGCCGGGGCATCCGGGTGGAGGTGACCGACGCGGCCTGGGGTGAGCTGCGGCTGACCAGCGGCGGTCGGACCATCCTCACCCGGGAGTCGCTCTCCGAGCTGACCTCGGCGGTGGCCATGAGCCGCTGCGACGACAAGCGGGTCACCCGCCGCATCCTGACCGAGGCCGGCCTCTCGGTGCCGCGCGGGCGGACCGCCACCGGTGACGCCGCCGACGCGGAGTTCCTGGCCGATCTAGGCCAACTGGTGGTCAAGCCGGCCCGGGGCGAACAGGGCAACGGCATCACCGTCGGCGTCCGCACCGACGAGGCGCTGGCCGCCGCCGTCGAACTGGCCGCCCGGTTCTGCCCCGAGGTGCTGCTGGAGGAGCTCTGCACCGGTGAGGACCTGCGGGTCGTCATGATCGACCACGAGGTGGTGGCCGCCGCCGTACGCCGCCCTGCCTCGATCACGGGTGACGGCGTGCACGACATCACCGAGCTGATCGCGCGGCAGAGTCGCCGTCGGGCCGCCGCCACCGGTGGCGAGTCCCGCATCCCGCTCGACGAGATGACCCGGGACGTGGTCACCGAGGCCGGGTACGCGCTCTCCGACATCCTGCCCGAGGGCCAGGTGCTGGCCGTACGGCGGACCGCGAACCTGCACACCGGCGGCACCATCCACGACGTCACCGGCGAGCTGCACCCGGTGATCGCGGAGGCGTGCGTGGCCGCCAGCCGGGCCCTCGACATCCCGGTCACCGGCCTCGACCTGTTGGTTCCCGCCCCGGACCGACCCGAGCACGTCTTCATCGAGGCCAACGAGCGGCCGGGGCTGGCCAACCACGAGCCCCAGCCCACCGCCGAACGCTTCGTGGATCTACTTTTCCCCGGGACTCGGGCACCGCAACGGTTGTGGACCCCGGCCGGTGCGGCACCATCTGGGGCATGA
- a CDS encoding GNAT family N-acetyltransferase, which yields MSVTLRAATAEDLMAVGRLHQSSRVAAYSSFLPPEALADPSPEAMGEYWAERWIWERDSHRMILAMRGDALAGFSYSGPDDEDDPDTGLLCAIHLAPAERGRGVGRALMVDALASMRTRGWRRAALWVLRENESARRFYERGGWSPTGVERVELIGTTQTPQLRYTRAV from the coding sequence GTGAGTGTCACGCTGCGTGCCGCAACCGCCGAGGACCTGATGGCGGTGGGCCGGCTCCACCAGAGCTCGCGCGTCGCCGCCTACTCGTCGTTCCTGCCGCCGGAGGCGTTGGCCGACCCGAGCCCGGAGGCCATGGGTGAGTACTGGGCCGAGCGATGGATCTGGGAGCGTGACAGCCACCGGATGATCCTGGCCATGCGGGGTGACGCCCTCGCCGGCTTCAGCTACTCCGGCCCGGACGACGAGGACGACCCGGACACCGGGCTGCTGTGCGCGATCCACCTCGCTCCCGCCGAGCGCGGTAGGGGCGTCGGTCGGGCGCTGATGGTCGACGCCCTGGCGAGCATGCGGACGCGGGGCTGGCGCCGCGCGGCGCTCTGGGTGCTGCGCGAGAACGAGTCCGCCCGCCGCTTCTACGAGCGTGGCGGCTGGTCCCCCACCGGAGTCGAACGCGTCGAGCTGATCGGTACGACGCAGACCCCCCAACTGCGCTACACCCGTGCGGTGTAA
- a CDS encoding HIT family protein gives MAGCVFCGIVAGEVPAFRVVDTADGVAFLDTRPVFKGHVLVVPRTHLVTLADLPPESLAGYFGLVRRLTVAVETGLGAGGTFVAMNNKVSQSVPHLHTHVVPRTKGDGLRGFFWPRTRYADDAEATAYAERVRDAVPGGA, from the coding sequence ATGGCGGGATGTGTGTTCTGCGGGATCGTGGCGGGCGAGGTGCCGGCGTTCCGGGTGGTCGACACCGCCGACGGCGTGGCGTTCCTGGACACCCGTCCGGTGTTCAAGGGGCACGTCCTGGTGGTGCCCCGTACGCATCTGGTCACCCTCGCCGACCTGCCGCCGGAGTCGCTGGCCGGCTATTTCGGGCTGGTCCGGCGACTCACCGTCGCGGTGGAGACCGGGCTGGGCGCGGGCGGCACGTTCGTGGCGATGAACAACAAGGTGTCCCAGTCGGTGCCGCACCTGCACACCCACGTGGTTCCCCGGACCAAGGGCGACGGTCTGCGGGGCTTCTTCTGGCCGCGTACCCGCTACGCCGACGACGCCGAGGCGACCGCGTACGCCGAGCGTGTGCGGGACGCCGTGCCGGGCGGCGCCTGA
- the msrA gene encoding peptide-methionine (S)-S-oxide reductase MsrA produces MFLRSMKAEMISPDRALPGRAIAMPVADRHEVLGTPLKGPFPEGSQVAVFGMGCFWGAERLFWTLPGVYTTSVGYAGGYTPNPTYEEVCSGGTGHAEVVQVVYDPATISFEDLLKVFWENHDPTQGMRQGNDVGTQYRSTIYTTTDEQFATAVASREAFAPIVARAGKGEITTEISRLGDYFLAEDYHQQYLAPTKNPNGYCNHGPNGLSCPVGVARTAG; encoded by the coding sequence GTGTTCCTCCGCAGCATGAAGGCCGAGATGATCTCTCCTGACCGTGCCCTGCCCGGCCGCGCGATCGCGATGCCGGTCGCCGACCGGCACGAGGTGCTCGGGACCCCCCTCAAGGGGCCGTTTCCCGAGGGCTCGCAGGTCGCCGTCTTCGGCATGGGGTGTTTCTGGGGTGCCGAGCGGTTGTTCTGGACCCTCCCGGGCGTCTACACCACCTCCGTCGGATACGCGGGTGGGTACACCCCGAATCCGACCTACGAGGAGGTCTGTTCCGGCGGGACAGGGCACGCCGAGGTGGTCCAGGTCGTGTACGACCCCGCGACGATCAGTTTCGAGGACCTGCTGAAGGTCTTCTGGGAGAACCACGACCCGACCCAGGGCATGCGCCAGGGCAACGACGTCGGTACGCAGTACCGCTCGACGATCTACACCACCACCGACGAGCAGTTCGCCACCGCCGTGGCGTCCCGGGAGGCGTTCGCGCCGATCGTGGCCCGCGCCGGCAAGGGCGAGATCACCACGGAGATCAGCCGCCTCGGCGACTACTTCCTGGCCGAGGACTATCACCAGCAGTACTTGGCACCCACCAAGAACCCCAACGGCTACTGCAACCACGGCCCGAACGGGCTGAGCTGCCCGGTCGGCGTGGCGCGTACCGCCGGCTGA
- a CDS encoding nucleotidyl transferase AbiEii/AbiGii toxin family protein, whose amino-acid sequence MDELHRQLLRLGFEAGNDLGLVLAGGYALSAHELTNRPSRDIDFATATDMSLSAVAERLADAYVTAGFTARIIEATPRMARLVVSAEATACEVDLLKEAIGPPAQLTIGPVLAFEDAVGLKVRALHDRAAHRDYIDISAANGRLNWHELESLGARHTVAFSLEELADRLGGVRELDDETFMAYGLSEDDVRALCGWAIAWETDIRSRLANGETGPIGVTEDEWDTYLDPPDAVGGPAGRVSPPAIT is encoded by the coding sequence ATGGACGAACTGCATCGGCAGTTGTTGCGCCTTGGCTTCGAAGCCGGCAATGATCTCGGCTTGGTTCTCGCAGGTGGTTACGCCCTGTCAGCGCACGAGCTGACCAACAGACCCTCACGAGACATCGATTTCGCCACCGCGACCGACATGTCGTTGTCGGCGGTGGCCGAGCGGCTCGCAGACGCCTACGTCACTGCCGGCTTCACCGCTCGCATAATCGAGGCCACCCCGCGAATGGCTCGACTTGTGGTGTCCGCAGAAGCGACAGCGTGCGAGGTAGATCTTCTGAAGGAGGCGATCGGGCCACCCGCGCAACTCACCATCGGCCCTGTCCTCGCCTTCGAGGACGCGGTCGGACTCAAGGTACGCGCACTGCACGACCGCGCAGCCCACCGGGACTACATCGACATCAGTGCCGCCAACGGCCGACTGAACTGGCACGAACTTGAGTCTCTGGGGGCGCGGCACACCGTCGCCTTCTCCTTGGAGGAGTTGGCCGACCGGCTTGGCGGCGTCCGCGAACTCGATGACGAGACGTTCATGGCCTACGGGCTCAGCGAGGACGACGTCAGGGCGCTGTGCGGGTGGGCGATCGCCTGGGAGACGGACATCCGGTCCCGGTTGGCGAACGGCGAGACCGGCCCGATCGGCGTTACTGAGGACGAGTGGGATACCTACCTCGATCCACCTGATGCTGTTGGTGGGCCAGCAGGCAGAGTTTCGCCGCCGGCCATAACCTGA
- a CDS encoding N-acetylglutaminylglutamine amidotransferase: MCGLAGEFRRDASRADVGTVERMAATMCDRGPDGGGVWAQGPVALGHRRLKIIDLSAASGQPIVDSAAGLTGVFNGCIYNYRELRAELAAKGHHFFSSGDSEVVIKAYAEWGLDFVDHLVGMFAVAITERDTGRLVLARDRLGIKPLYLAETPGVVRFASTLPALVAGGGVDTTIDPVALAHYLSFHSIVPPPRTILRGVTKLPPATVRVYEPDGATHERVYWDPSFLRRDEYSGWSEKDWQDALLESLTTAVRRRMVADVPVGVLLSGGLDSSLVVALLAGEGQRGLATFSIGFDAVGGREGDEFRYSDVVAKTFDTDHHQLRVAAQDLVPPLEAAVAAMSEPMVSHDCVAFYLLSQEVSRHVKVVQSGQGADEILGGYHWYPPLAEVGREQALDTYAKAFFDRDASGLAQVLNRDWLTGTDPAREFVAAHLARAGAQTAVDAGLRLDTQIMLTDDPVKRVDNMTMAHGLEARVPFLDHEFVELAAACPPELKLAQGGKGVLKEIGRRVLPHEVIDRPKGYFPVPGLTHLEGKLLDRVRDALSAPEARRRDLFRTDYVNALLDAPNAELTPLNGNKLWQLGLLEMWLQSHGID, encoded by the coding sequence ATGTGCGGACTAGCTGGGGAGTTCCGACGGGACGCGTCGCGTGCCGACGTCGGGACGGTGGAGCGAATGGCCGCCACGATGTGCGACCGGGGGCCTGACGGTGGCGGTGTGTGGGCCCAGGGACCGGTCGCTCTCGGCCATCGTCGTCTGAAGATCATCGACCTGTCGGCCGCCAGCGGCCAACCCATCGTCGACTCGGCCGCCGGCCTGACCGGCGTCTTCAACGGCTGCATCTACAACTACCGCGAGTTGCGCGCCGAGTTGGCGGCCAAGGGCCACCACTTCTTCTCCAGCGGTGACAGCGAGGTCGTCATCAAGGCGTACGCCGAGTGGGGGCTCGACTTCGTCGACCACCTGGTCGGCATGTTCGCCGTGGCGATCACCGAACGCGACACCGGCCGTCTGGTGCTCGCCCGGGACCGGCTCGGCATCAAGCCGCTCTACCTCGCCGAGACGCCCGGCGTGGTGCGCTTCGCCAGCACCCTGCCCGCCCTGGTGGCAGGTGGCGGCGTGGACACCACCATCGACCCGGTCGCGCTGGCCCACTACCTCAGCTTCCACAGCATCGTGCCGCCGCCGCGCACCATCCTGCGCGGCGTCACCAAGCTGCCTCCGGCCACCGTCCGGGTCTACGAGCCCGACGGCGCCACCCACGAGCGCGTCTACTGGGACCCGTCCTTCCTGCGTCGGGACGAGTACTCCGGCTGGTCGGAGAAGGACTGGCAGGACGCGCTGCTGGAGTCGCTGACCACCGCCGTACGGCGGCGCATGGTCGCCGACGTGCCGGTGGGCGTGCTGCTCTCCGGCGGCCTGGACTCCAGCCTGGTGGTGGCCCTGCTCGCCGGTGAGGGGCAGCGCGGGCTCGCCACCTTCTCGATCGGCTTCGACGCGGTCGGCGGCCGGGAGGGCGACGAGTTCCGCTACTCCGACGTGGTCGCCAAGACCTTCGACACCGACCACCACCAGCTCCGGGTGGCCGCCCAGGACCTGGTGCCGCCGCTGGAGGCCGCCGTGGCGGCCATGAGTGAACCCATGGTCAGCCACGACTGCGTCGCGTTCTACCTGCTCAGCCAGGAAGTCTCCCGACACGTCAAGGTGGTCCAGTCCGGCCAGGGCGCCGACGAGATCCTGGGCGGCTACCACTGGTACCCGCCGCTGGCGGAGGTCGGCCGCGAGCAGGCGCTCGACACGTACGCCAAGGCCTTCTTCGACCGCGACGCCAGCGGCCTGGCCCAGGTGCTCAACCGGGACTGGCTGACCGGCACCGACCCGGCGCGGGAGTTCGTCGCCGCGCACCTGGCGCGGGCCGGCGCGCAGACCGCGGTCGACGCCGGGCTGCGCCTCGACACGCAGATCATGCTCACCGACGACCCGGTCAAGCGGGTCGACAACATGACCATGGCGCACGGGCTGGAGGCCCGGGTGCCCTTCCTGGATCACGAGTTCGTCGAACTGGCCGCCGCCTGCCCCCCGGAGCTGAAGCTGGCTCAGGGTGGCAAGGGGGTGCTCAAGGAGATCGGCCGCCGGGTCCTGCCGCACGAGGTCATCGACCGGCCGAAGGGCTACTTCCCGGTCCCCGGCCTCACCCACCTGGAGGGCAAGCTCCTCGACCGGGTACGCGACGCGCTCTCCGCGCCCGAGGCCCGACGCCGCGACCTGTTCCGCACCGATTACGTCAACGCCCTGCTCGACGCTCCCAACGCCGAACTGACCCCGTTGAACGGAAACAAGCTGTGGCAACTCGGACTCCTGGAAATGTGGCTCCAGAGCCACGGAATCGACTGA
- a CDS encoding intradiol ring-cleavage dioxygenase → MPTSRFYRRCQGNDREEQMGYDHHEGQRVSRRRIIAGIGSVGLAGLLAACGRDGGTVTTSTGETVAPLATTANDLTALFDGANTCTLTASTTQGPYYFDADKIRSDIREDREGVRLRLAIRVQDSEQCGPLPNAVVEIWHCDAAGLYSGAEAQSSGANGASGGGTPPDGGHGGTPPNGAPGGGGPGVGPPGGDSGGGDTADLTPTDDQRYLRGAQVTNADGIVEFVTIWPGWYRGRTVHIHAMVHVDNSRVLTTQVMFDEALNSRVYASQPYAAHTGRDTFNDDDSIYADSMLLRVTEDGDGYLGVINFAVDSDQDGA, encoded by the coding sequence ATGCCTACTTCCCGTTTCTATCGTCGCTGCCAGGGCAACGATCGGGAGGAACAGATGGGCTACGACCACCATGAGGGGCAACGGGTCAGTCGGCGTCGCATCATCGCCGGCATCGGGTCGGTCGGGCTGGCCGGCCTGCTGGCGGCGTGCGGCCGGGACGGTGGCACCGTCACCACCTCGACCGGTGAGACCGTCGCCCCACTGGCGACCACCGCGAACGATCTCACCGCGCTCTTCGACGGCGCGAACACCTGCACGCTGACGGCGAGCACCACCCAGGGGCCGTACTACTTCGACGCGGACAAGATCCGCAGCGACATCCGGGAGGACCGCGAGGGCGTACGGCTCCGACTGGCCATCCGGGTGCAGGACAGCGAGCAGTGCGGGCCGCTGCCGAATGCGGTGGTGGAGATCTGGCACTGCGACGCGGCCGGTCTCTACTCGGGCGCGGAGGCCCAGTCCTCGGGCGCGAACGGTGCCTCCGGCGGCGGCACCCCGCCCGATGGTGGCCACGGCGGCACCCCGCCGAATGGCGCACCCGGGGGTGGAGGTCCTGGTGTCGGCCCTCCCGGGGGCGACTCCGGTGGCGGGGACACGGCCGATCTGACCCCGACCGACGACCAGCGTTACCTGCGCGGGGCGCAGGTCACCAACGCCGACGGCATCGTCGAGTTCGTCACGATCTGGCCCGGCTGGTACCGCGGTCGCACCGTGCACATCCACGCGATGGTGCACGTCGACAACTCGCGGGTGCTGACCACCCAGGTGATGTTCGACGAGGCGCTGAACAGCAGGGTTTATGCCAGCCAGCCGTACGCGGCGCACACCGGGCGGGACACTTTCAACGACGACGACTCCATCTACGCCGACAGCATGTTGTTGCGGGTGACCGAGGACGGCGACGGCTACCTCGGAGTGATCAACTTTGCCGTCGACTCCGACCAGGACGGCGCGTGA
- a CDS encoding cystathionine gamma-synthase, producing MTHGFETLAIHAGQDPEARTGAVIPPIYQTSTYAQDAVGAPRLGYEYSRSGNPTRDALQECLAALEGGPVGLAFASGLAAEDTLLRTVCGPGDHVVIPDDAYGGTYRLFAKVAQRWGLSYTPAKVSDPDAVRAAIRPGSTKVVWLETPTNPLLGIADIATLAAVAHDAGALLVVDNTFASPYLQQPIALGADVIVHSTTKYVGGHSDVVGGALVAADAGLGEELRYHQNAMGAVNGPFDAWLTLRGIKTLGVRMDRHCDNAERIVGYLDGHAKVREVLYPGLPSHPGHEVAAKQMRRFGGMISFRAAGGEEHAVEICNRARLFVLAESLGGVESLIEHPGRMTHASAAGSPLEVPSDLVRLSVGIETVEDLLADLEQALG from the coding sequence ATGACCCACGGCTTCGAGACGCTCGCGATTCACGCCGGCCAGGACCCGGAGGCCCGCACCGGCGCGGTGATCCCACCGATATACCAGACCAGCACGTACGCCCAGGACGCCGTCGGTGCGCCCCGGCTCGGATACGAGTACAGCCGTTCCGGCAACCCCACCCGGGACGCGCTCCAGGAGTGCCTGGCCGCGCTGGAGGGCGGGCCGGTCGGTCTCGCCTTCGCCAGCGGTCTGGCCGCCGAGGACACGCTGCTGCGGACCGTCTGCGGCCCCGGCGACCACGTGGTGATCCCGGACGACGCGTACGGCGGCACGTACCGGCTGTTCGCCAAGGTGGCCCAGCGGTGGGGGCTGTCGTACACCCCGGCGAAGGTCTCCGACCCGGACGCCGTCCGGGCCGCGATCCGGCCCGGCAGCACCAAGGTGGTCTGGTTGGAGACGCCGACCAACCCGCTGCTCGGCATCGCGGACATCGCCACCCTCGCTGCCGTCGCCCACGACGCCGGGGCGCTGCTGGTGGTGGACAACACGTTCGCCTCGCCGTACCTGCAACAGCCGATCGCCCTCGGCGCGGACGTGATCGTGCACTCCACCACCAAGTACGTCGGCGGTCACTCCGACGTGGTCGGTGGGGCGCTGGTGGCGGCCGACGCCGGGCTCGGCGAGGAACTGCGCTACCACCAGAACGCCATGGGCGCGGTCAACGGCCCGTTCGACGCCTGGTTGACGCTGCGCGGCATCAAGACCCTCGGGGTACGGATGGACCGGCACTGCGACAACGCCGAACGGATCGTCGGCTACCTGGACGGGCACGCCAAGGTGCGCGAGGTCCTCTACCCGGGTCTGCCGTCGCACCCCGGTCACGAGGTGGCCGCCAAGCAGATGCGCCGGTTCGGCGGCATGATCTCGTTCCGGGCGGCCGGGGGTGAGGAGCACGCCGTCGAGATCTGCAACCGGGCCCGACTCTTCGTGCTCGCGGAGTCCCTCGGCGGGGTGGAATCCCTGATCGAGCACCCGGGCCGGATGACACACGCCAGCGCTGCCGGCTCGCCGCTTGAAGTTCCCTCCGATCTCGTGCGACTGTCTGTCGGCATCGAGACGGTCGAAGACCTGCTCGCCGATCTGGAGCAGGCGCTGGGCTGA
- a CDS encoding osmoprotectant NAGGN system M42 family peptidase yields MTVRKTTPLPIDLDYLRQVMVELLDIPSPSGRTDHVQQYVGERLSALGIPSTLTRRGALSACLPGPRETGADRAIVVHTDTIGGMVKRLKENGRLELNPIGTHSARFAEGAHVRVFTDDLDRVVTGQVLPLKASGHRYNEAVDEQGIGWDQVEVRIDEPVEDIAGLRALGIDAGDFVAFLPNPTVTPSGYVKSRHLDDKAGVAAVLAAMKAMVDAGVKPAVTAHLLVTVTEEIGHGASHGLDPDVAEIVSVDAAVVAPGQQSRENAATLAMGDGVGPFDYHLTRNLAAIAREHDVDLVRDVFDYYRSDVAAAVEAGAHARVALLGFGVDATHGHERTHLDGLHHLAQLLCLYLQSDLVFPEWDAEPEGDLADFPSLAVQPASADGPRKGPIGIAQD; encoded by the coding sequence ATGACCGTACGCAAGACCACTCCGCTCCCCATCGACCTGGACTATCTGCGTCAGGTGATGGTGGAGTTGTTGGACATCCCGAGCCCGTCGGGGCGCACCGACCACGTGCAGCAGTACGTCGGTGAGCGCCTGTCGGCGCTCGGCATCCCGTCGACGCTGACCCGCCGGGGCGCGCTCAGCGCCTGCCTGCCCGGCCCTCGGGAAACCGGGGCAGACAGGGCGATCGTGGTACACACCGACACCATCGGCGGGATGGTCAAGCGCCTGAAGGAGAACGGTCGGCTGGAGTTGAACCCGATCGGCACGCACAGCGCGCGGTTCGCCGAGGGCGCCCACGTCCGGGTCTTCACCGACGACCTGGACCGGGTGGTCACCGGTCAGGTCCTGCCGCTCAAGGCCAGCGGGCACCGCTACAACGAGGCGGTGGACGAGCAGGGCATCGGCTGGGACCAGGTCGAGGTACGCATCGACGAGCCGGTAGAGGACATCGCCGGCCTGCGGGCGCTCGGCATCGACGCGGGCGACTTCGTGGCGTTCCTGCCCAACCCGACGGTCACGCCCAGCGGCTACGTCAAGTCCCGGCACCTGGACGACAAGGCCGGCGTGGCGGCGGTGCTGGCCGCGATGAAGGCGATGGTCGACGCGGGCGTGAAGCCCGCCGTCACCGCGCACCTGCTGGTCACCGTGACGGAGGAGATCGGCCACGGCGCGTCGCACGGGCTCGACCCGGACGTGGCCGAGATCGTCTCGGTGGACGCGGCGGTGGTCGCCCCCGGGCAGCAGTCCCGGGAGAACGCCGCCACGCTGGCGATGGGCGACGGGGTGGGACCGTTCGACTACCACCTGACCCGGAACCTCGCGGCGATCGCCCGCGAACACGACGTCGACCTGGTCCGCGACGTCTTCGACTACTACCGCTCGGACGTGGCGGCGGCGGTCGAGGCGGGCGCGCACGCCCGGGTGGCCCTGCTCGGCTTCGGGGTCGACGCCACGCACGGGCACGAACGCACCCACCTGGACGGGCTGCACCACCTGGCCCAGTTGCTCTGCCTCTATCTCCAGAGCGACCTGGTGTTCCCCGAGTGGGACGCCGAGCCGGAGGGCGACCTGGCCGACTTCCCGTCGCTGGCGGTGCAGCCGGCCAGCGCGGACGGCCCCCGCAAGGGCCCGATCGGCATCGCCCAGGACTGA